The Dermochelys coriacea isolate rDerCor1 chromosome 12, rDerCor1.pri.v4, whole genome shotgun sequence genome has a window encoding:
- the BCAR1 gene encoding breast cancer anti-estrogen resistance protein 1 isoform X1, which yields MNYLNVLAKALYDNVSESPDELSFRKGDIMTVLERNTQGLDGWWLCSLHGRQGIVPGNRLKILVGMYDKKQQAGSGQGQPPSHQHVLHPAARPPGDSIYLIPASSKGQLGLYPGSAPGVPFPSPPAKQPLVYPKQPLPHTCQDIYQVPPSLSHAPDVSASPPQEIYQVPPAAGLGQDIYQVPPSLDVRSWEGPKPQGKVVVPTRVGQVYVYDSAKGEQDEYDIPRHLLASGPQEIYDVPPVRGVLASQYSQEVYDTPPMAVKGPTGRELGQEIYDVPPSVEKALHQAPQTVYDVPPSVSKDVPDGPSREETYDVPAAFAKPKALDLPPPALPEDVYDVPPVAGKGAPEAPFPQEIYDVLPGLRKPVGPAQDVYDVPRELHASSLDAEGEYIYDVPPQVDREARAGDAKRLSASSTGSTRSNVSSSSLDVGPGKEAPKELGLDLDAAMELLARLQHHISGSVSYLMSFISTGWRSPEQLELHAPNLRAAAEGIKGALRDLLEFARGAVGNAAQASDRALHTKLSKQLQKMEDVYQALQRHSQALDVCGWAPSALVSGKPGSTDDLDRLVMYSRGIPDDTKQLASFLHGNASLLFRRGKPLVDSPDASLLLASHPQLAPVDKASSIQSRPLPSPPKFLAQDSPDGPYENSESGWMEDYDYVHLQGKEEFEKTQKELLEKGNIMRQGKGQLEQQQLKQFERLEQEVTRPIDNDLSSWTPPQHYAQVQGGSALCPSDRQLLLFYLEQCEANLTTLTNAVDAFFTAVGTNQPPKIFVAHSKFVILSAHKLVFIGDTLSRQARAQDVRHKVTHYSNLLCDMLKEIVVTTKAAALHYPSPSAAKDMVERVKDLANSTQQFRMVLGQLAAM from the exons AACGTGCTGGCCAAGGCGCTGTACGACAACGTGTCCGAGTCCCCAGATGAGCTTTCCTTCCGCAAGGGCGACATCATGACAGTGCTGGAGCGCAACACGCAGGGCCTGGATGGCTGGTGGCTCTGCTCACTGCACGGGCGCCAGGGCATTGTGCCTGGCAACCGCCTGAAGATCCTGGTGGGCATGTATGACAAGAAGCAGCAGGCGGGGTCTGGCCAAGGACAACCACCCTCCCACCAGCACGTGCTGCACCCCGCCGCCCGGCCGCCAGGGGACAGCATCTACCTGATCCCGGCCTCAAGCAAGGGGCAGCTGGGTCTCTACCCGGGCTCTGCGCCAGGGGTGCCCTTCCCCTCGCCTCCAGCCAAGCAGCCGCTGGTGTATCCAAAGCAGCCACTGCCCCACACCTGCCAGGACATCTACCAGGTGCCCCCGTCGCTGAGCCACGCTCCGGACGTCTCCGCCAGCCCCCCGCAGGAGATCTACCAGGTGCCCCCAGCTGCGGGGCTGGGCCAGGACATCTACCAGGTGCCGCCATCCTTGGACGTGAGGAGCTGGGAAGGGCCAAAGCCCCAGGGAAAG GTGGTGGTGCCCACTCGGGTGGGGCAGGTCTACGTCTACGACTCAGCCAAAGGCGAGCAGGATGAGTACGACATCCCACGGCACCTCCTCGCCTCCGGGCCCCAGGAGATCTACGACGTGCCCCCTGTCCGGGGGGTGCTCGCCAGCCAGTACAGCCAGGAG GTCTATGACACCCCCCCAATGGCAGTGAAGGGCCCCACCGGCCGGGAGCTTGGCCAGGAGATCTACGATGTGCCACCCAGCGTGGAGAAGGCCCTGCACCAGGCTCCCCAAACT GTGTATGACGTCCCCCCATCCGTGAGCAAGGACGTCCCGGACGGCCCCTCCCGAGAGGAGACCTACGACGTGCCCGCCGCCTTTGCCAAGCCAAAGGCGCTGGACCTACCTCCGCCGGCCCTGCCCGAGGACGTGTACGACGTGCCGCCGGTGGCAGGGAAGGGCGCCCCCGAGGCCCCCTTCCCACAGGAGATCTACGACGTGCTGCCTGGCCTGCGGAAGCCGGTGGGGCCTGCGCAGGACGTGTACGATGTGCCCCGGGAGCTGCACGCTAGTAGCCTGGATGCCGAGGGCGAGTACATCTACGATGTACCACCGCAGGTGGACCGGGAAGCCAGGGCAGGCGATGCCAAACGCCTCTCAGCCTCCAGCACAGGCAGCACCCGCAGCAATGTCTCCAGCTCCTCGCTGGACGTGGGGCCGGGCAAGGAGGCGCCCAAGGAGCTGGGCCTGGACCTGGATGCGGCCATGGAGCTGTTGGCCCGGCTCCAACACCATATCAGTGGTTCCGTCTCCTACCTCATGTCCTTCATCAGCACCGGCTGGCGTAGCCCAGAGCAGCTGGAGCTCCATGCACCCAACCTGCGGGCAGCAGCCGAGGGCATCAAGGGGGCGCTGCGGGACCTGCTGGAGTTTGCCCGCGGGGCCGTGGGCAACGCGGCCCAGGCCTCCGACCGTGCCCTGCACACCAAGCTCAGCAAGCAGCTGCAGAAGATGGAGGACGTGTACCAGGCCCTGCAGCGGCACAGCCAGGCGCTGGATGTCTGTGGCTGGGCCCCCAGCGCCCTAGTGTCCGGCAAGCCAGGCAGCACCGACGACCTGGACCGCCTGGTGATGTACTCACGGGGCATCCCTGACGACACCAAGCAGCTGGCGTCCTTCCTGCATGGCAACGCCTCCCTGCTCTTCAGACGGGGTAAGCCGCTGGTGGACAGCCCAGACGCCAGCCTGCTCCTCGCCAGCCACCCCCAGCTGGCGCCAGTCGACAAGGCCAGCAGCATCCAGTCACGGCCCCTGCCCTCCCCGCCCAAGTTCCTGGCGCAGGACTCGCCCGACGGGCCATACGAGAACAGTGAGAGTGGCTGGATGGAGGACTATGACTACGTGCATCTGCAG GGCAAGGAGGAGTTTGAGAAAACCCAGAAGGAGCTGCTGGAAAAAGGCAACATCATGCGGCAGGGCaaggggcagctggagcagcagcag CTGAAGCAGTTTGAGCGGCTGGAGCAGGAGGTCACACGCCCCATCGACAATGACCTCTCCAGCTGGACACCACCGCAGCACTATGCCCAGGTGCAGGGCGGCAGTGCCCTGTGCCCCTCCGACCGCCAGTTGCTCCTCTTCTACCTGGAGCAGTGCGAGGCCAACCTCACCACACTCACCAATGCCGTGGATGCCTTTTTCACCGCCGTGGGCACCAACCAGCCGCCCAAGATCTTCGTGGCCCACAGCAAATTTGTGATCCTCAGTGCCCACAAGCTGGTGTTCATCGGTGATACCCTGTCGCGCCAGGCCCGGGCGCAGGACGTGCGCCACAAGGTCACCCACTACAGCAACCTACTGTGCGACATGCTCAAGGAAATTGTGGTGACCACCAAGGCCGCCGCCCTCCACTACCCGTCCCCCTCTGCCGCCAAGGACATGGTGGAGCGGGTCAAAGACCTGGCCAATAGCACGCAGCAGTTCAGGATGGTGCTGGGGCAGCTGGCGGCCATGTGA
- the BCAR1 gene encoding breast cancer anti-estrogen resistance protein 1 isoform X2, giving the protein MNYLNVLAKALYDNVSESPDELSFRKGDIMTVLERNTQGLDGWWLCSLHGRQGIVPGNRLKILVGMYDKKQQAGSGQGQPPSHQHVLHPAARPPGDSIYLIPASSKGQLGLYPGSAPGVPFPSPPAKQPLVYPKQPLPHTCQDIYQVPPSLSHAPDVSASPPQEIYQVPPAAGLGQDIYQVPPSLDVRSWEGPKPQGKVVVPTRVGQVYVYDSAKGEQDEYDIPRHLLASGPQEIYDVPPVRGVLASQYSQEVYDTPPMAVKGPTGRELGQEIYDVPPSVEKALHQAPQTVYDVPPSVSKDVPDGPSREETYDVPAAFAKPKALDLPPPALPEDVYDVPPVAGKGAPEAPFPQEIYDVLPGLRKPVGPAQDVYDVPRELHASSLDAEGEYIYDVPPQVDREARAGDAKRLSASSTGSTRSNVSSSSLDVGPGKEAPKELGLDLDAAMELLARLQHHISGSVSYLMSFISTGWRSPEQLELHAPNLRAAAEGIKGALRDLLEFARGAVGNAAQASDRALHTKLSKQLQKMEDVYQALQRHSQALDVCGWAPSALVSGKPGSTDDLDRLVMYSRGIPDDTKQLASFLHGNASLLFRRGKPLVDSPDASLLLASHPQLAPVDKASSIQSRPLPSPPKFLAQDSPDGPYENSESGWMEDYDYVHLQLKQFERLEQEVTRPIDNDLSSWTPPQHYAQVQGGSALCPSDRQLLLFYLEQCEANLTTLTNAVDAFFTAVGTNQPPKIFVAHSKFVILSAHKLVFIGDTLSRQARAQDVRHKVTHYSNLLCDMLKEIVVTTKAAALHYPSPSAAKDMVERVKDLANSTQQFRMVLGQLAAM; this is encoded by the exons AACGTGCTGGCCAAGGCGCTGTACGACAACGTGTCCGAGTCCCCAGATGAGCTTTCCTTCCGCAAGGGCGACATCATGACAGTGCTGGAGCGCAACACGCAGGGCCTGGATGGCTGGTGGCTCTGCTCACTGCACGGGCGCCAGGGCATTGTGCCTGGCAACCGCCTGAAGATCCTGGTGGGCATGTATGACAAGAAGCAGCAGGCGGGGTCTGGCCAAGGACAACCACCCTCCCACCAGCACGTGCTGCACCCCGCCGCCCGGCCGCCAGGGGACAGCATCTACCTGATCCCGGCCTCAAGCAAGGGGCAGCTGGGTCTCTACCCGGGCTCTGCGCCAGGGGTGCCCTTCCCCTCGCCTCCAGCCAAGCAGCCGCTGGTGTATCCAAAGCAGCCACTGCCCCACACCTGCCAGGACATCTACCAGGTGCCCCCGTCGCTGAGCCACGCTCCGGACGTCTCCGCCAGCCCCCCGCAGGAGATCTACCAGGTGCCCCCAGCTGCGGGGCTGGGCCAGGACATCTACCAGGTGCCGCCATCCTTGGACGTGAGGAGCTGGGAAGGGCCAAAGCCCCAGGGAAAG GTGGTGGTGCCCACTCGGGTGGGGCAGGTCTACGTCTACGACTCAGCCAAAGGCGAGCAGGATGAGTACGACATCCCACGGCACCTCCTCGCCTCCGGGCCCCAGGAGATCTACGACGTGCCCCCTGTCCGGGGGGTGCTCGCCAGCCAGTACAGCCAGGAG GTCTATGACACCCCCCCAATGGCAGTGAAGGGCCCCACCGGCCGGGAGCTTGGCCAGGAGATCTACGATGTGCCACCCAGCGTGGAGAAGGCCCTGCACCAGGCTCCCCAAACT GTGTATGACGTCCCCCCATCCGTGAGCAAGGACGTCCCGGACGGCCCCTCCCGAGAGGAGACCTACGACGTGCCCGCCGCCTTTGCCAAGCCAAAGGCGCTGGACCTACCTCCGCCGGCCCTGCCCGAGGACGTGTACGACGTGCCGCCGGTGGCAGGGAAGGGCGCCCCCGAGGCCCCCTTCCCACAGGAGATCTACGACGTGCTGCCTGGCCTGCGGAAGCCGGTGGGGCCTGCGCAGGACGTGTACGATGTGCCCCGGGAGCTGCACGCTAGTAGCCTGGATGCCGAGGGCGAGTACATCTACGATGTACCACCGCAGGTGGACCGGGAAGCCAGGGCAGGCGATGCCAAACGCCTCTCAGCCTCCAGCACAGGCAGCACCCGCAGCAATGTCTCCAGCTCCTCGCTGGACGTGGGGCCGGGCAAGGAGGCGCCCAAGGAGCTGGGCCTGGACCTGGATGCGGCCATGGAGCTGTTGGCCCGGCTCCAACACCATATCAGTGGTTCCGTCTCCTACCTCATGTCCTTCATCAGCACCGGCTGGCGTAGCCCAGAGCAGCTGGAGCTCCATGCACCCAACCTGCGGGCAGCAGCCGAGGGCATCAAGGGGGCGCTGCGGGACCTGCTGGAGTTTGCCCGCGGGGCCGTGGGCAACGCGGCCCAGGCCTCCGACCGTGCCCTGCACACCAAGCTCAGCAAGCAGCTGCAGAAGATGGAGGACGTGTACCAGGCCCTGCAGCGGCACAGCCAGGCGCTGGATGTCTGTGGCTGGGCCCCCAGCGCCCTAGTGTCCGGCAAGCCAGGCAGCACCGACGACCTGGACCGCCTGGTGATGTACTCACGGGGCATCCCTGACGACACCAAGCAGCTGGCGTCCTTCCTGCATGGCAACGCCTCCCTGCTCTTCAGACGGGGTAAGCCGCTGGTGGACAGCCCAGACGCCAGCCTGCTCCTCGCCAGCCACCCCCAGCTGGCGCCAGTCGACAAGGCCAGCAGCATCCAGTCACGGCCCCTGCCCTCCCCGCCCAAGTTCCTGGCGCAGGACTCGCCCGACGGGCCATACGAGAACAGTGAGAGTGGCTGGATGGAGGACTATGACTACGTGCATCTGCAG CTGAAGCAGTTTGAGCGGCTGGAGCAGGAGGTCACACGCCCCATCGACAATGACCTCTCCAGCTGGACACCACCGCAGCACTATGCCCAGGTGCAGGGCGGCAGTGCCCTGTGCCCCTCCGACCGCCAGTTGCTCCTCTTCTACCTGGAGCAGTGCGAGGCCAACCTCACCACACTCACCAATGCCGTGGATGCCTTTTTCACCGCCGTGGGCACCAACCAGCCGCCCAAGATCTTCGTGGCCCACAGCAAATTTGTGATCCTCAGTGCCCACAAGCTGGTGTTCATCGGTGATACCCTGTCGCGCCAGGCCCGGGCGCAGGACGTGCGCCACAAGGTCACCCACTACAGCAACCTACTGTGCGACATGCTCAAGGAAATTGTGGTGACCACCAAGGCCGCCGCCCTCCACTACCCGTCCCCCTCTGCCGCCAAGGACATGGTGGAGCGGGTCAAAGACCTGGCCAATAGCACGCAGCAGTTCAGGATGGTGCTGGGGCAGCTGGCGGCCATGTGA